One Solirubrobacter pauli DNA segment encodes these proteins:
- a CDS encoding SDR family NAD(P)-dependent oxidoreductase: MALMDVLVTGASSGFGALTVRALAARGHTVFAGMRDLQHRNAAAAAALRDEPGDLRAVELDVTDQGSVDAAVDGIEHLDAVVHNAGHMVLGPAEAFTPEQWVELYDVNVVGTQRVNRAVLPRLREQGSGLLVWVGSSSTRGGCPPFLAPYFAAKAAMDALAVSYAAEVIRFGIDTTIVVPGAFTSGTNHFAHAGAPADAERAAAYDERYGTFMDELAPRLASLTPADADAGAVADEIARVVDLPFGERPLRTHVDPSRDGSEVVSAVADRIRVEFFRRAGIDDLLTPNAAL, encoded by the coding sequence GTGGCACTGATGGACGTCCTCGTCACCGGCGCGTCCAGCGGCTTCGGCGCGCTCACCGTCCGCGCGCTCGCCGCGCGCGGGCACACCGTCTTCGCCGGCATGCGTGACCTCCAGCACCGCAACGCGGCCGCCGCGGCCGCGTTGCGCGACGAGCCCGGCGACCTCCGAGCCGTCGAGCTCGACGTCACCGACCAGGGCTCCGTCGACGCGGCCGTCGACGGGATCGAGCATCTCGACGCGGTCGTGCACAACGCCGGGCACATGGTGCTCGGCCCCGCGGAGGCGTTCACGCCCGAGCAGTGGGTGGAGCTGTACGACGTCAACGTCGTCGGCACGCAGCGGGTGAACCGCGCCGTGCTCCCGCGACTGCGCGAGCAGGGCAGCGGCCTGCTGGTCTGGGTCGGCAGCTCGAGCACCCGCGGCGGCTGCCCGCCGTTCCTGGCGCCGTACTTCGCCGCCAAGGCCGCGATGGACGCTCTCGCGGTGAGCTACGCCGCCGAGGTGATCCGCTTCGGCATCGACACGACGATCGTCGTGCCGGGCGCGTTCACCTCCGGCACCAACCACTTCGCCCACGCCGGCGCTCCCGCCGACGCCGAGCGCGCCGCGGCGTACGACGAGCGCTACGGGACCTTCATGGACGAGCTCGCGCCCCGCCTGGCGAGCCTCACGCCCGCCGACGCCGACGCCGGCGCGGTCGCCGACGAGATCGCGCGCGTGGTCGACCTGCCGTTCGGCGAGCGCCCGCTGCGGACGCACGTCGACCCGTCCCGCGACGGCAGCGAGGTCGTGTCCGCCGTGGCCGACCGCATCCGCGTCGAGTTCTTCCGCCGCGCGGGCATCGACGACCTCCTCACCCCCAACGCCGCCCTCTAG
- a CDS encoding tautomerase family protein yields the protein MPFANFKVPAGTLSAEQKQTIVARTTDLYVELYGERARPNTMVLVDEVVDGGWGIGGGVLTLADLTEH from the coding sequence ATGCCCTTCGCCAACTTCAAGGTGCCCGCCGGCACGCTCTCGGCCGAGCAGAAGCAGACGATCGTCGCCCGCACGACCGACCTCTACGTCGAGCTCTACGGCGAACGCGCCCGCCCGAACACGATGGTCCTCGTCGACGAGGTCGTGGACGGCGGCTGGGGGATCGGGGGCGGCGTGCTCACGCTCGCGGATCTCACCGAGCACTGA
- a CDS encoding glutaredoxin domain-containing protein, with protein sequence MSQITVYTTEPCGYCRVAKALLNKRSVPFEEINLAKDPEGRAELVRLTGMMTFPQVVIDGTSIGGYQELVAFDKAGKLAEFAPAA encoded by the coding sequence ATGAGCCAGATCACCGTCTACACGACTGAGCCCTGCGGCTACTGCCGCGTCGCCAAGGCCCTCCTGAACAAGCGCAGCGTCCCGTTCGAGGAGATCAACCTCGCCAAGGACCCTGAGGGCCGTGCGGAGCTCGTGCGTCTGACAGGCATGATGACGTTCCCCCAGGTCGTAATCGATGGCACGTCCATCGGTGGGTACCAAGAGCTGGTCGCCTTCGACAAGGCGGGCAAGCTCGCGGAGTTCGCACCGGCCGCTTGA
- a CDS encoding M20/M25/M40 family metallo-hydrolase, giving the protein MRPASEAEKARLNDTFADLCRILSPSGEEAACAEHIERELRGIGLGVERDEAGNLLARLRGRGERTILLCAHLDTVPPHAPVDPVLVDGAWENANDGILGADNKAAVAMLIELARRCSVEGSPVGVELLFTVQEEIGLLGAQAFDKSQLKAEFGYVFDHATAIGEVVTAAPTLYRVEAEFLGKSAHAGIRPEAGHSAILAAAHAAARMPHGRIDPETTANLGYFHGGVESTNVVPERARLLAEVRSVDPEKAEAVLAGIIDALHDGASHGACDVDVITSKQVLGYRQKPSSPAVVAAEAALRAHGYEPKRIATGGASDANVFEAAGIQCVNVANGTEHNHEPTERVTQYALEAMLDIGLTLLEEAATA; this is encoded by the coding sequence GTGAGGCCGGCGAGCGAGGCCGAGAAGGCCCGCCTCAACGACACGTTCGCAGACCTGTGCCGCATCCTCTCCCCGTCGGGGGAGGAAGCGGCCTGCGCCGAGCACATCGAGCGCGAGCTGCGCGGGATCGGGCTGGGCGTCGAGCGCGACGAGGCCGGCAATCTGCTGGCGCGCCTGCGTGGGCGCGGCGAGCGGACGATCCTGCTCTGCGCGCATCTGGACACGGTCCCGCCGCACGCACCCGTGGATCCCGTGCTCGTCGACGGGGCCTGGGAGAACGCCAATGACGGCATCCTCGGGGCCGACAACAAAGCGGCCGTGGCGATGCTCATCGAGCTGGCGCGCCGATGCAGCGTCGAGGGCTCGCCCGTCGGGGTGGAGCTGCTGTTCACGGTGCAGGAGGAGATCGGGCTGCTCGGCGCCCAGGCGTTCGACAAGTCACAGCTGAAGGCCGAGTTCGGCTACGTGTTCGACCACGCGACCGCGATCGGCGAGGTCGTCACCGCCGCTCCGACGCTCTACCGGGTCGAAGCCGAGTTCCTCGGGAAGTCCGCCCACGCGGGCATCCGTCCCGAAGCCGGTCACTCGGCGATCCTGGCCGCCGCGCACGCGGCCGCGCGGATGCCGCACGGCCGCATCGATCCCGAGACGACGGCGAACCTCGGCTACTTCCACGGCGGCGTCGAGTCCACGAACGTGGTGCCGGAGCGCGCGCGGCTGCTCGCCGAGGTCCGTTCGGTTGATCCAGAGAAGGCGGAAGCGGTCCTGGCGGGCATCATCGACGCGCTGCACGACGGCGCAAGCCATGGCGCCTGCGACGTGGACGTCATCACGTCCAAGCAGGTCCTTGGGTATCGGCAGAAGCCGTCCTCACCGGCGGTCGTCGCCGCCGAGGCGGCGCTGCGTGCGCACGGGTACGAGCCCAAGCGGATCGCCACCGGCGGCGCTTCGGACGCCAACGTGTTCGAAGCGGCCGGGATCCAGTGCGTGAACGTCGCCAACGGCACCGAGCACAATCACGAGCCGACCGAGCGCGTCACCCAGTACGCGCTGGAGGCCATGCTGGACATCGGACTGACGCTGCTCGAGGAGGCGGCCACCGCATGA
- the mutM gene encoding bifunctional DNA-formamidopyrimidine glycosylase/DNA-(apurinic or apyrimidinic site) lyase, whose product MPELPEVETIRGHLAPHVEGRVLEGVEVLDERWSRPLAPAELEAAIQGRRVETLGRRGKYLVWELEDDVFLLMHLRMTGTLLLDPDPPSKHVRVRFDLGDHQLVFDDPRRFGTGELALGPEALAAFFDARLGVEPLERLFTAEHLHALAKTSRAPVKAFLLDQKRVAGVGNIYADEALFRAKVHPLRPANTLTRAQCAAIRDGVVDALMLGLESKGATIDDFRDPYGVSGTFQDKMLVHTREGESCPNCGNTVRKLRVAGRGTYVCERCQRRPRAARV is encoded by the coding sequence ATGCCCGAGCTGCCTGAAGTCGAGACGATCCGCGGTCATCTGGCGCCACACGTGGAAGGGCGGGTGTTGGAGGGCGTGGAGGTGCTGGACGAGCGCTGGTCGCGGCCGCTCGCTCCCGCCGAGCTGGAGGCCGCGATCCAGGGGCGCCGCGTCGAGACGCTCGGGCGACGCGGCAAGTACCTCGTGTGGGAGCTCGAGGACGACGTCTTCCTGCTCATGCACCTGCGCATGACCGGGACGCTGCTGCTGGACCCGGATCCGCCGTCCAAGCACGTGCGCGTGCGCTTCGACCTCGGTGACCACCAACTCGTCTTCGACGATCCGCGGCGCTTCGGCACCGGTGAGCTCGCGCTCGGCCCTGAGGCTCTGGCGGCGTTCTTCGACGCCCGGCTGGGGGTCGAGCCGCTGGAACGCCTGTTCACGGCTGAGCACCTGCATGCGCTCGCGAAGACCTCGCGCGCCCCGGTGAAGGCGTTCCTGCTCGATCAGAAGCGCGTCGCGGGCGTCGGGAACATCTACGCCGACGAGGCGCTGTTCCGCGCCAAGGTCCATCCGCTGCGGCCCGCGAACACGCTCACCCGGGCCCAGTGCGCCGCGATCCGCGACGGCGTCGTCGATGCGCTGATGCTGGGGCTCGAGTCCAAGGGCGCGACGATCGACGACTTCCGCGACCCGTACGGCGTGAGCGGCACGTTCCAGGACAAGATGCTCGTGCACACCCGCGAAGGGGAGTCGTGCCCGAACTGCGGGAACACGGTGCGCAAGCTGCGGGTCGCGGGCCGCGGGACGTACGTGTGCGAGCGCTGCCAGCGGCGCCCGCGAGCAGCGCGGGTCTAG
- a CDS encoding SDR family oxidoreductase, with product MTPSAPGGASAPARVAIVTGGSRGIGRAVVSRLAADGYKVVVGYAGNADEAEAAVREAGDAIAVQADVADEAAVTALFDAAEQAFGGVDVVVHAAGRMTLSPIADLDLDELDALHRTNIRGTFVVAQQAVRRLREGGALITFSSSVIALAFPGYAAYAASKGAVEAMTLVLARELRGRDVTVNTVAPGPTATALFLEANDEETIAQRAKQPPLERLGTPEDIAGVVAFLAGPEGHWVNGQILRANGGII from the coding sequence ATGACTCCTTCCGCTCCCGGCGGCGCGTCGGCCCCTGCCCGCGTCGCGATCGTCACCGGCGGCTCCCGCGGCATCGGGCGCGCCGTCGTCTCCCGACTCGCCGCCGACGGCTACAAGGTCGTCGTCGGCTACGCCGGCAACGCCGATGAGGCCGAGGCCGCCGTACGCGAGGCCGGCGACGCCATCGCCGTGCAGGCCGACGTCGCCGACGAAGCCGCCGTCACCGCGCTGTTCGACGCTGCCGAGCAGGCCTTCGGGGGCGTGGACGTGGTCGTCCACGCCGCGGGCCGGATGACGCTGTCACCCATCGCCGACCTCGACCTGGACGAGCTCGACGCGCTGCACCGCACGAACATCCGCGGCACCTTCGTGGTCGCCCAGCAGGCCGTCCGACGCCTGCGCGAAGGGGGCGCGCTGATCACCTTCTCGAGCTCGGTGATCGCGCTCGCGTTCCCGGGGTACGCCGCGTACGCCGCCAGCAAGGGTGCCGTGGAGGCGATGACGCTGGTGCTCGCACGCGAGCTCCGCGGCCGCGACGTGACCGTCAACACGGTCGCGCCCGGGCCGACCGCCACGGCGCTGTTCCTGGAGGCCAACGACGAGGAGACCATCGCGCAGCGGGCGAAGCAGCCGCCGCTGGAGCGCCTCGGCACGCCGGAGGACATCGCGGGCGTCGTCGCCTTCCTGGCGGGTCCGGAAGGACACTGGGTCAACGGCCAGATCCTGCGGGCGAACGGGGGGATCATCTGA
- the xerD gene encoding site-specific tyrosine recombinase XerD, with amino-acid sequence MAVADAPLATPTDTQPFEHLVLDFLAYLEFERGLSRNTLEAYRSDLLQYGVYLHGRDALVVTHSDLAGFVSSLAAGDGEKPPVAPATLQRKVACLRSFYRHLRRQSLIDADPTANLRAPKQSRRLPHVLSRDEVAKLLEQPRGTEPPAMRDRALLELMYACGLRASEAIELEMQDLDLEIGILRARGKGSKERIVPVGSAATRAVNAYLAKGRGRLVGDRLESRLFVNHRGSGLTRQGLYKIVQRHAASAGLADKMSPHTLRHTFATHLLAGGCDLRSLQEMLGHADIATTQLYTHLSADRLKDVYFDAHPRAKMR; translated from the coding sequence ATGGCCGTCGCCGACGCTCCCCTTGCCACGCCCACCGACACGCAGCCGTTCGAGCACCTGGTGCTCGACTTCCTTGCCTACCTCGAGTTCGAGCGCGGGCTCTCCCGCAACACGCTCGAGGCGTACCGGTCCGACCTGCTGCAGTACGGCGTCTACCTGCACGGCCGCGACGCGCTCGTCGTCACCCACTCGGACCTGGCCGGATTCGTCTCCAGCCTCGCGGCCGGGGACGGCGAGAAGCCGCCGGTGGCCCCGGCGACGCTGCAGCGCAAGGTCGCGTGCCTGCGGTCGTTCTACCGGCACCTGCGCCGCCAGAGCCTGATCGACGCCGACCCGACCGCGAACCTGCGCGCGCCCAAGCAGAGCCGCCGGCTTCCACACGTCCTCAGCCGCGACGAGGTCGCGAAGCTGCTCGAGCAGCCGCGCGGCACCGAGCCGCCGGCGATGCGCGACCGCGCGCTGCTGGAGCTGATGTACGCGTGCGGTCTGCGGGCCTCCGAGGCGATCGAGCTCGAGATGCAGGACCTCGACCTGGAGATCGGCATCCTGCGGGCCCGGGGCAAGGGCTCCAAGGAGCGGATCGTCCCGGTCGGGTCCGCCGCCACGCGTGCGGTCAACGCCTACCTCGCCAAGGGCCGGGGTCGGCTCGTCGGTGACCGGCTCGAGTCCCGGCTGTTCGTCAACCACCGCGGCAGCGGGCTCACCCGTCAGGGCCTCTACAAGATCGTCCAGCGGCACGCCGCCAGCGCCGGGCTCGCCGACAAGATGAGCCCGCACACGCTGCGGCACACGTTCGCGACGCATCTGCTCGCCGGCGGCTGTGACCTGCGCAGCCTGCAGGAGATGCTCGGCCACGCCGACATCGCGACCACGCAGCTGTACACGCACCTCTCGGCCGACCGGCTGAAGGACGTGTACTTCGACGCGCATCCGCGCGCGAAGATGCGCTGA
- a CDS encoding phosphopentomutase — MSKRAFVIVIDACGAGALPDAADYGDAGTNTLQHVSEAAGGLDLPVLQRLGLGDILPLVGVEPSPDRVLHGRLHPLGPGKDTITGHWELMGVVTPKPLRTYPDGFPDEIIEQLHDASGRGVLCNKPYSGTGVIEDYGAEHLATGNIIVYTSADSVLQIAAHVDQVPTSELYTICAAAREIMTGEHAVGRVIARPFRGEPGAFERTDGRKDLALPPPGRSYMQELQAAGQPVHTVGKIGQVFDSVGVDVQHKGATNAAALAATADLIDSLESGFVFTNLVETDQVYGHRNDVPGYHRALQAIDAEVGTWLERLDPERDLLIITADHGCDPTTPGTDHTREHVPLLARFDGHGGQRHDGPFANVGASVLKWLTGRDASLPGTPFV; from the coding sequence GTGAGCAAACGGGCCTTCGTCATCGTGATCGACGCCTGCGGCGCCGGGGCGCTCCCGGACGCCGCCGACTACGGCGACGCGGGGACCAACACCCTGCAGCACGTCTCGGAAGCGGCCGGAGGCCTCGACCTGCCGGTGCTCCAGCGCCTCGGGCTCGGCGACATCCTGCCGCTCGTCGGCGTGGAGCCGTCCCCTGATCGCGTCCTGCATGGGCGTCTGCACCCGCTCGGGCCCGGCAAGGACACGATCACCGGCCACTGGGAGCTGATGGGCGTCGTCACGCCGAAGCCCCTGCGGACCTACCCGGACGGCTTCCCGGACGAGATCATCGAGCAGCTTCACGACGCGAGCGGACGGGGCGTGCTCTGCAACAAGCCCTACAGCGGCACCGGCGTGATTGAGGACTACGGCGCCGAGCATCTCGCCACCGGCAACATCATCGTCTACACGTCCGCGGACTCCGTGCTGCAGATCGCTGCGCACGTCGACCAGGTGCCGACGTCGGAGCTGTACACGATCTGCGCGGCGGCGCGCGAGATCATGACCGGCGAGCATGCCGTGGGCCGCGTCATCGCGCGGCCGTTCCGTGGCGAGCCGGGGGCGTTCGAGCGCACGGACGGGCGCAAGGACCTGGCGCTTCCGCCGCCCGGGCGCTCGTACATGCAGGAGCTGCAGGCCGCCGGGCAGCCGGTCCACACGGTCGGCAAGATCGGCCAGGTCTTCGACAGCGTCGGCGTCGACGTGCAGCACAAGGGCGCGACCAACGCGGCGGCGTTGGCGGCGACGGCCGACCTGATCGACTCGCTCGAGAGCGGGTTCGTGTTCACCAACCTCGTCGAGACCGACCAGGTCTACGGCCATCGGAACGACGTTCCGGGCTACCACCGCGCGCTCCAAGCCATCGACGCAGAGGTGGGAACCTGGCTCGAGCGGTTGGACCCGGAGCGCGACCTGCTGATCATCACGGCTGATCATGGGTGCGACCCGACGACGCCGGGTACGGACCACACCCGCGAGCACGTGCCGCTGCTGGCGCGCTTCGACGGTCACGGCGGCCAGCGCCATGACGGTCCGTTCGCTAACGTCGGGGCGTCGGTGCTGAAGTGGCTCACGGGCCGGGACGCGTCGCTTCCGGGCACGCCGTTTGTCTAA
- the recO gene encoding DNA repair protein RecO — MTGSVKTEGIVLRSLRYGEADRILHLYTPERGRVSVIAKGVRKAKSRFGGRLEPYFRLDLVLYQGRSDLMTITSVETIAAHHRLREALAPLDGAARACEAVARIFDDGEPNPGVYHLLANELALLDREPARAGRANSLAFRLKLLLAAGFAPHLAGCASCGEREHLVGFSGAAGGVVCGACEASSFPLDADAHAFMVAALGRSLAETPDATPLALSQAERAITDTLEHHAHLRLRPVGAR; from the coding sequence ATAACCGGATCGGTAAAAACCGAAGGAATCGTGCTCCGCTCGCTCCGGTACGGCGAAGCGGACCGCATCCTCCACCTGTATACCCCGGAGCGCGGTCGCGTGAGCGTGATCGCGAAAGGCGTCCGCAAGGCCAAGTCCCGCTTCGGTGGACGGCTGGAGCCGTACTTCCGCCTGGACCTCGTCCTCTACCAGGGCCGCAGCGACCTGATGACGATCACGTCGGTGGAGACGATCGCCGCGCACCACCGGCTGCGCGAGGCGCTCGCCCCGCTCGACGGCGCCGCGCGCGCCTGCGAGGCCGTGGCGCGCATCTTCGACGACGGTGAGCCCAATCCCGGTGTCTACCACCTGCTCGCGAACGAGCTCGCGCTCCTCGATCGCGAGCCCGCGCGCGCTGGACGCGCCAACTCGCTCGCGTTCCGCCTGAAGCTGCTGCTGGCCGCCGGCTTCGCGCCGCACCTGGCCGGGTGCGCCTCCTGCGGAGAACGCGAGCACCTGGTCGGCTTCTCCGGGGCCGCCGGCGGCGTGGTCTGCGGCGCCTGCGAAGCCAGCTCCTTCCCGCTTGATGCGGACGCGCACGCGTTCATGGTCGCGGCGCTGGGCCGGTCACTGGCCGAGACGCCCGACGCCACGCCGCTCGCGCTCTCGCAGGCCGAGCGGGCGATCACCGACACGCTCGAGCACCACGCGCACCTGCGGCTGCGGCCCGTCGGCGCCCGCTAG
- a CDS encoding NUDIX hydrolase, whose protein sequence is MSSNFERIATEKIFEGKFFDVERGTFRHEDGTEVKRENVTHPGAVGVIVLDGDQLWFVRQPREAVGIPDLLEIVAGKLDVEGEDPLESAKRELAEEIGKQASQWDSLGSFFTTPGFTNEEIHLFLAQGISDVDERPEVEEDERIDVEIRPLADLDEILATNMDSKTLIALYRFRDRLKAS, encoded by the coding sequence ATGAGCTCAAACTTCGAGCGAATCGCCACCGAAAAGATCTTCGAGGGCAAGTTCTTCGACGTCGAACGTGGCACCTTCCGCCACGAGGACGGCACCGAGGTCAAGCGCGAGAACGTCACGCACCCCGGCGCGGTCGGGGTGATCGTGCTCGACGGCGATCAGCTGTGGTTCGTGCGGCAGCCGCGCGAGGCGGTCGGCATCCCGGACCTGCTGGAGATCGTCGCGGGCAAGCTCGACGTGGAGGGTGAGGACCCGCTGGAGTCCGCCAAGCGCGAGCTCGCCGAGGAGATCGGCAAGCAGGCGTCGCAGTGGGATTCCCTCGGTTCCTTCTTCACCACCCCCGGGTTCACCAACGAGGAGATCCACCTGTTCCTCGCGCAGGGCATCAGCGACGTGGACGAGCGTCCGGAGGTGGAGGAGGACGAGCGGATCGACGTCGAGATCCGTCCACTGGCCGATCTGGACGAGATCCTGGCGACCAACATGGACTCTAAGACGCTGATCGCGCTGTACCGCTTCCGAGACCGGCTGAAGGCCTCCTGA
- a CDS encoding LysR family transcriptional regulator, which yields MPELSQLRTFAAVAEALSFTRAAEELGLSQQATSKAVRALEDELGVVLLERTTREVRLTPAGSTLLASARDLLARAEVAFAEVRDVEAGLSGTIRIGASPAIGLADRTDVARALRADSARVGVAFHEVRPGQLRTLLRTGDIDIALTRARGLDEDSISTHELRPSTMVCCLPVTHRLATGGSVSTSDLVGERLLVPSPPGTPFTDLLLARVPGVVPVEARITGTGVILTELMAENAAYLMPEGAAVPPDVVCLPIEGGLTLPLFVLWPAGRPSPAARRLIATLSVEPARR from the coding sequence ATGCCTGAGTTGTCCCAGCTGCGGACGTTCGCGGCCGTCGCGGAGGCGCTGAGCTTCACGCGGGCGGCCGAGGAGCTGGGGCTGAGCCAGCAGGCGACGTCGAAGGCGGTGCGCGCGCTCGAGGACGAGCTCGGCGTGGTGCTGCTGGAGCGGACCACCCGTGAGGTGCGGCTGACGCCGGCGGGCAGCACGCTGCTCGCTTCCGCGCGGGATCTGCTGGCGCGCGCCGAGGTCGCCTTCGCGGAGGTGAGGGACGTCGAGGCGGGGCTGTCAGGGACGATCCGAATCGGCGCCTCGCCCGCGATCGGCCTCGCCGACCGGACCGACGTCGCCCGCGCCCTGCGCGCCGACTCCGCCCGCGTCGGCGTCGCGTTCCACGAGGTCCGCCCCGGCCAGCTGCGGACGCTGCTCCGCACCGGGGACATCGACATCGCGCTCACGCGGGCACGCGGGCTCGACGAGGACTCGATCAGCACCCACGAGCTGCGCCCCTCGACGATGGTCTGCTGCCTGCCGGTCACGCACCGGCTCGCGACGGGTGGGTCCGTCTCGACGAGCGACCTCGTGGGCGAGCGCCTGCTCGTCCCGAGCCCGCCGGGCACGCCGTTCACCGACCTGCTGCTGGCGCGTGTGCCGGGCGTCGTGCCGGTCGAGGCGCGCATCACCGGGACCGGGGTGATCCTCACCGAGCTGATGGCCGAGAACGCGGCCTACCTGATGCCGGAGGGCGCCGCGGTTCCCCCGGACGTCGTCTGCCTGCCGATCGAGGGCGGATTGACACTGCCGCTGTTCGTCCTCTGGCCCGCCGGACGCCCCTCCCCCGCCGCACGTCGCCTCATCGCGACGTTGAGCGTGGAGCCCGCTCGCCGCTAG